GTGATGTAGAGGAAGGTGCCGGCggccagcccctccagcagcgccACGGCCAGCCCCCCGCCGCCGGTCGTGCTGCCCGACAGCGAGAGCCCGATGCCCACCGCCAGGCCGGCGGGAGACATGAGGGCGAAGACGGCCAGGTAGAGCAGACGCCAGCGCGGGCCGACCCCACCCTGGGCCAGCCGCAGCCCCAGGCCGAAGGCGATCACGGCCTTGTGGGCCAGCAcggccaggcagagctgcagggcgCCCTCCTCCGCCGGCTGCACGCCCACCGCCAGCCCCTCGAAGACGGCGTGCAGCGCCAGCGTGGCAAAGAGTGCCAGGGCCCGGAAGGAGCCGGCCGAGGGGTCGCCGGGCGCCGGGGCCCCGTGGGAGTGCAGGTCGGGGTCCGGCTCCTTGCCCGGGGACCCCGCCGGCCGGCACTGCAGCACCAGGCTCTCCGTCAGGAACACCAGGAAGAAGCCCAGGGCGATGACGAGCTCGGGCAAGGGGTaagccagctgtggggagagacgAGACGGGGGTGAGAGGGAGTCGGgcacccccaggcagcagcccccccccgccaccagcacaGCGTGAcctgatggcaggagagagagtggggggccaggagccaggactcctgggttctccccggcactgggagggcagggggggctggtggttagagctgggggccgggagccaggactcctgggttctccccggcactgggagggcagggggggctggtggttagagatgggggccgggagccaggactcctgggttctccccggcactgggagggcagtgggggctggtggttagagcaggggctgggagccaggactcctgggttctctccggcactgggagggcagtgggggctggtggttagagcaggggccgggagccaggactcctgggttctccccggcactgggagggcagtgggggctggtggttagagcaggggccgggagccaggactcctgggttctctccctggctctgggagggcagtggggggctggtggttagagctgggggccgggagccaggactcctgggttctctccctggctctgggagggcagtggggggctggtggttagagcagggggccgggagccaggactcctgggttctcccccagcttggggaggggaggccagacaAGGGCCAGTCGCTCTCGCAGCCCTCAGGCCACAGCTGCACTcttcccggggggtggggggctctcaCCTCAGCCACACAGGCGCCGGCCCTGGACGAGTTGTTCTGGGACCCTGTCAGGTTCTGCCCCAGGCCGGCCTGCCAGGAGACAAGGGGTTAGAAGCCATGCGGGGTAGCAGGCGCTGCGCCAGCCCCTTGACAGCTGGGGTCCCCACACCCCCAGTGCTGTAGGGGGGTGCGTGCTGCCCCCCATGGCaaactgggtgtggggggggcagggcttgcACCCAGCGACTGGTGCCCGACACAGCCAGCCAGGGGGCACCGGCCCAGCTCCTTCCCGCcggggtgcaggggagaggcgctgctgggggttgctgggggCTTGGACCCCGGTGGGGATGTGCCCCTGGGTGTCCTGCGCCCCCTACTGGTGGGGATgggcccagctctgtgtgtgtgtgtgtgtgtgtgtgtgtgtgtgtgtgtgtgtcctgtacCTCCTACTGGCGGGGAtgggccctgctctgtgtgtgtcctGCACCCCCTACTGGTGGGGAtgggccctgctctgtgtgtgtgtcccgCACCCCCTACTGGCGGGGAtgggccctgctctgtgtgtgtgtgtgtgtgtgtgtgtgtgtgtgtgtgtgtgtgtgtcctgtacCCCCTACTGGTGGGGATGgaccctgctctgtgtgtgtgtgtgtgtgtcctacgCCCCCTACTGGTGGGGAtgggccctgctctgtgtgtgtgtgtgtgtgtgtgtgtcctacgCCCCCTACTGGTGGGGAtgggccctgctctgtgtgtttgtgtgtgtgtcctaCGCCCCCTACTGGTGGGGAtgggccctgctctgtgtgtttgtgtgtgtgtcctaCGCCCCCTACTGGTGGGGATgggccctgctgtgtgtgtgtgtgtcctgcgcccccttgtgatggagtgcgggatacccgtgtgtgtgtgtgtgtgtgtgtgtgtgtgtgaggggctcacagagggtggggggctcctgctgagggtaacctggcgcccaggtaacacctttgtactgcagacaaagggggaggtggagccggagggctttgaatgggaactgggagtgggaagcagtgagtctgggctgggggaagagagagagacaaaggagggggccaggccccagctctgggggcccctcagggcctcctctccccacgtggatgggactggctgtctctgccggctgcactgactcctctgtacgacgctgtgtcctgtcggctcataaacctgctgttctcctgctgagtgagagtcactcctgcctgcggatgggtgcagagcttgggggaccccgaaccccatcacccTGGTCTCAGCAGTGGGATGTTCTgaaccctgaggatggagcatccagcagtaagtgacgggggccccagaagaagaaggggggcctgtgagacccaggtgtgctgaagggcagtgaggtgcagcacccccaggcggaggggcctacggccaaACACGAgaaactgcggtcgtggtcctcgagagggggtgtcacacccgtggaggggttactcctgggagtctgttggagtcggtcccagagagcggaggggcccacggcctaaccctgggcagcttgtgacccgcaagaagcctggcacactgaagggattcttccaggaatcgtggggtgcagagggcatcagcctgagagcctgcaaccacgctgagcaactccgctgtgaagtggcagcacctggaaactgaatcgagattaaagaagctggacaaggcagcgtggatgtgcagtggcagagctgagggttaaggaaactcctgcaggggtgagcccagatcggggcagggaaccctggactgcctggagctctgaaccgaggggcctgccacagctcaaggagggaaggagcgattccaacccatcatctactagtggccaagacagacctgcgaagagttttccaggcctgggccgaggaaggtgcctgtgtgtctgtgcaggaaagcagcttgtccactgggaatggcaagttgtctgtgagagaagctgcttcaccttctgtgtgtgtgtggagaccagccggggggctgggacaaaggagaaagtgtctcccattgtctgtctgtgttaaacagcagcagcagcctggggagagagcagagcctgcgtttggaaaagatgccaatgaggaaactagcccattgtctaaggaagattccccagcctggggtggctggagaaggaaccaccagaaaagagcattccaggtgtgactctgaatccagccatgggggctggagtagagggaatggctctgggatgggcagtggtgtccctgctaaggacactggtccttggtgcaagaaaagtgcttctgcttctggggaagtgaatcctttgcctgagcctgtgagggctcgagatggagccaagatcccagagctggatctgagggcagctgaagcccagatgggaagtgggcctacctctgtgtctctcagggggggtgatgctttaacttggtctgatccagttagtatcatcagggaatcccagagaccagacgattctggtacttgttctttgcctgatgctgaggcgttactgggaggggtgagaggactctgtcctaccacagtcatcctctcgccaggacacaggaagagcagactggcaatgcaGTTACGCTAACTGataaagataaaggagctggtagcagaagggacgaaagggatcctgaccttcattccggtggtactggctgtctgcctggagggggattacgtgggaatctgcctgattggccagaagtgatcctgggtgtaggtggaacccaggagctggttgtggctcgagggagcagtgcccctggggagccagacagggctgagttgttgtttggggaagctctagaggaagagaatttccctgaaacttttcctgacccgtctgtggggactgcagaaaatgggagtgaggtgaaggagagtgaacaggaaaggtgcttgtctgtctgtaagcgccagagcagccctttgcctggggagaagtttgtttcagcccctgatggccaggacctgcctgagtgtgaaaccactggctgtgctctgcaagggtccaaagcaggcagtgtaaaagtttctcaggaactggaagttggtgcaagtaaagtgaaaactatcggggaatgtgagcagccctgtgagaaccaagtgaaacagctgcacagtcagtctctgtaggatgcaggagaggttcagcaattccccatctccagatgctggaaacacttatatgctcacactggactccacttctgattccatggggaggcagtagttggaggtggaaggacgaaggagctgtgggcctggtgggccagtaagggataaacagggattcctccatgtggattctgcgtctgttactcacaaaacaactctcagaaagcagtttggtttgcaaatttccaggctggcagggagggggccgtctccctgagatcatcaatggccgagctcttgttagaagggagggcacagccagagagatcagatttccaccccagggggcaagggagaagattagaacttgatggtgctaagaaaggcctcagccatttatccccaaaataccagattctcaaggatgttgcacaaaggttgtggtctaccaaagagcaacgtaaatgtacagttgcaatgggtttgttctgtaactcacactgactgctgtaaccaaggggtgctgctaccagaagctgtagaattgtaccatgtactgaatgtttgggaaGAGCCGTGTGACATGAcgacatggatgtagaagcatgagttgtatgttgaaggagtctgtaactctgaaatgtcaccattgttccctgtaactagtcttgcaacctctcacatgaggaggaacattccaaacctattgtgtggcatggaaggggaaactgaggcacacaaccatttgcgtggtctggctaaatgccaagggtggaagcatttgtagcttcccttactggactgtaactgaattccagacatgtgccagagcagctgtatgggctggtgggcagacggggcagggcccagaccagagaagacctgtttgatctgctggtgctgctgcatctgtatgggctctgcctgcccgacttgagaacgtggctgatggaccagagacagaagcagggagaccaaccagcctgagggaactaaagggacttgtccggctgcatcacatgaaaagggccaatgccaagctcctgagttggagcctcccccagcaggattatgacatggaggtggtgcacatcaaggggagcactgagggtgcagccgatgcccgatcacgaagggagggccccgaacttccccaggtcagcagctgagtgaccccgctcagttcggtctggaaggggggagagatgtgatggagtgggggatacctgtatgtgtggggggggctcacagagggtgggggggctcctgctgggggtaacctggcgcccaggtgacactctgggctgcagacaaagggggaggtggagcccgaGGGggttaaattggaactgggagtgggaagcagtgagtctgggctgggggacagagagacaaaggagggggccaggccccggctctgggggcccctcggggcctcctctccccagcatggatgggactggctgtctctgccggctgtactgactcctctgtacgacgctgcgtcctgtcggctaataaacccgctgttctcctgccgagtgagagactctcctgcctgggaatgggggcacagcctgggggaccctgaaccccatcacactcctgcctgcagactgGGGCAGATCCTGGGGACCCCAAACTCCATCACACCCCTACTGCCACGGAtgggccctgctctgtgtgtgtgtgtgtgtgtgtgtgtgtgtgtgtcctgcacCCCCTACAGGCGGGGAtgggtcctgccccctgccccagccggggaACGGGATTTTAAAGGGAAGACACCCCTCTCCGCGCTGGCCGGCCTGGCGTCGCCCCACCTGCTGGGGCCCGGGCGGCGTGTGGAGCCTGGGCCTTTGGCAGCTGGGTTTGTGCTGCTCGTAGGCCTGGCCCGGGCTGCAGGCGCTGTTACGCTTCTCGGCTGCAGGCTCGTGCGGCCGGTTTCATTCCTGGGAGGCCCATGGGAGCCGAGGCCACCTCCTGGGAAAGGGGAGTTGGATCCCCAGCCAAGGCCCCAGGCTGTGAGGCTTCAGCCAGCAGCCGTAACGGCTCAGCCGGGTGCcgtgggacaggctgcagctcGGAGGTGCACCCGCCAAGCCACAACATGAATTCCCACCACCCGCCGGggaccctccctcctggcctgcAAACAGCCTGAGcgtctctgctccagccacagcctggctcccggAGCCGGCTGGGCAGGCACGGAGGCCAGGGCCGAGCCGGCCGGGCAGGGGGGACGCCAGGGCCGAGCCGGCCGGGCAGGGGGGACGCCAGGGCCGAGCCGGCCGGGCAGGGGGGACGCCAGGGCCGAGCCGGCCGGGCGGGGGGACGCCAGGGCCtttccacctgctgcagcccgggCCAGGAGCTGTGTGCCGGCGGAGGGCAGCTTGACGCCAGCCTTGGGCTGCAGGCTCCCGGCAGCCTGGCCAGGCGCTCTGGGCACCGGGGGGTTTTCCTATGCTGCCGTCTGGGCTGATGCCCAGCACAGGCCCCCCGGCTGGGTTGCGATTCGCCCCCGTGGGGCCGGCTCAGCAGCGCCCAGGAGCATCCCctgtctccctccccagcaccgtCTCACCGGCTGCAGCCACTGGGCCACCTGCTCCTGGAGGTCCGTCAGCGCGTTGGCCACCGTGTGCATGAGGCAGGCACCCAGGAAGATCCCCCCGGCCATGCAGCCGATGAAGCTGAGCAGGCGCCGGTGCCATCCTGCGGGAGAAGAGGGCCGGGGTgaggccatggggcggggggcagtgggacagggacAAGGGGCCACCTGAGCTGGCGGACGGACAGGGTGAGGGCATTTGGGAAAGGCCGGGAATGCTCCCGCCCCCACCGCAGGAAGGGCTGGGCACAGACAGGAAGGAAAAGGGGGGACAGgcagtgcctcggtttccccagccTGCGCGGGGCTGTCACCTGTCTTACAAAGAGGGATGGCCTGGCCCTGGGGACaaggaaaggagagaaaggacagacagacggaaggaggggtgcagggggcagacgGACAGAAAGGGGGCGGGTGGAGACGGAAAGCCAGAGGAGCGCATGGTGACAGAGGGCTGTAGGGACAGACACACAGATTGGTGGGGGGATAGACAGATGGACAGAGCATGGCTGGGGCAATAAAGATGGACGGAGGTTGCGGAGACAGATGAGGTGGCTGGGCAGATGGATACGGGAGGGGTGGGACAGACAGACgaaggggtgtggggacagacccatggacagaggaggggctgggtagATAGATACAGGGTGGATGGTGTGATGCGGGGGGtacatgtgagactcaggctggatgtatgtgaaaagcagagcagctcccagggctaaggatgacccctgggctgtaccccaggctggcaggtaacacctctgccctgagcacagagcagggaggagctgagctgggtttgaatcgggggcggaagttagaggctgggggagagggcgctggaaggcagccagcctgaggagggggaaagctgcaccccagaggggcccccctcgggctcctctccccaggacgggttggaaggactgtctctgactgctgtattgTCGCTtatgtgagaaactgggcatctgttgcctaataaacatcctgttgtacctgctgagtgtcactcctgctagtggacggggtgcagtgcagggggacccctgaaccccatcacactggtgtcagcagtgggatgcactgcacccacggatgagctcccagcaagggctgactgagcgcaggaggagggaggagcctcacaagagccagagcgggaacagagcaattcctgcagctgctgctggtgagtggataccccaggagatagcggggagatggattatacccgactcctgaacgcagagctagtggggctgtgcagagagaggggcctgaccgtggggaaggcgaccaaggcccagctgattgcccagctggaagagagtgaccgatccgggggggcagagcctgtcccggcagaaagtggccggtcagcctcgggaagcattttggattctccgacaggagccgGGGCTCAACGCCATCAGACACACatggtgcccgccaggtcgcgctcagctagcggtggtccattgcgggcagagtcccccaccgcagagctgcgacagctggagctcgaggtgagattaaaggaactggaagcccaggaacggcacagggagaacttggtgctggccgtgtgcagacactgggaggggcagggggatgatcccttggtggatttactcacaaggactggagccggctccttgctggagtctattcccctctcagaccagctgacccctgcccagcagacggagatcaaggaggtgctgcattcgcaccaacagctgttctcggacagacccggacgcactgacctggctgtccaccggatagagacaggcacccacgcccctatcaagtgtgtgccattcagagccacagggaggacggctcaggacatagagcgggaggttgaagacatgctggctctgggggtgatccaaccctcgtccagcccctgggcctctcccgtggtgttagtccctaaaaaagatgggtctgttcggttttgtgtggactatcgcaagcttaacgccatcactgtctcggacgcctaccccatgcccaggcctgatgaccttttagacaagctggggggagcccgttacctcaccaccatagacctcaccaaggggtactggcaagtgccattagaccaggatgcccggctgaagtcagctttcatcactcctgtggggctctacgagttcctggtcctgcccttcggggAGAGATGTGATTGAGTGGGGGGATGGATGTAGGGATGGGCCTGGAATGGGAGTCCCAGATCTTTGTTCCCCAGGAAAGAcgaaggagggagctggagccGGGCTGGTGTGAAGTggaagctgggtggctggaggggggtTCGTCTTCAGGCTGGAGCGGAACAAGGGAGTCAGGCCTCCGGGGTCAGGGCCGCCCCCGTGGCCCCGCTCCCCCAGGGGGATGGTACCGACGAGTCCTGGTTCCCgagctgaccagtctgttctgcgctgtgtccatcgccccctctccctcctgttCTCCCGGCTGCGTGAGAGTCACGTCTGCCCACGTccaggggaacaacaacaccacagCCGGTGCCCTGTTACGCAGGGAGGGCCCccaacttccccaggtcactggctaagggaccctgct
The window above is part of the Carettochelys insculpta isolate YL-2023 chromosome 32, ASM3395843v1, whole genome shotgun sequence genome. Proteins encoded here:
- the SLC39A2 gene encoding zinc transporter ZIP2 produces the protein MEPLLAVKVGCLLALLLLTLLCGLLPVQLRWFHRAAATGWHRRLLSFIGCMAGGIFLGACLMHTVANALTDLQEQVAQWLQPAGLGQNLTGSQNNSSRAGACVAELAYPLPELVIALGFFLVFLTESLVLQCRPAGSPGKEPDPDLHSHGAPAPGDPSAGSFRALALFATLALHAVFEGLAVGVQPAEEGALQLCLAVLAHKAVIAFGLGLRLAQGGVGPRWRLLYLAVFALMSPAGLAVGIGLSLSGSTTGGGGLAVALLEGLAAGTFLYITFLEILPHELSAPEPPLAKFSCVALGFAVMAVIAVWA